The Carassius gibelio isolate Cgi1373 ecotype wild population from Czech Republic chromosome B22, carGib1.2-hapl.c, whole genome shotgun sequence genome window below encodes:
- the mfng gene encoding beta-1,3-N-acetylglucosaminyltransferase manic fringe, whose amino-acid sequence MIARRLFHVLPVFALTLFILVLLDLQLRTRSDQKPTATFAHEKTPSISRTTAVNQHRDVVNDKQMPKRHNGRQMKPQPPLGLNDIFIAVKTTGRFHKTRLALLLETWISTTKHHTYIFTDSPDEDISSEGFNIIVTDCPPEHSHQALSCKMAAEYDHFMASEKKWLCHVDDDNYLNPGALLSLLMAFPVDSDIYVGRPSLDRPMRAQELLEGNKTRDVRFWFATGGAGFCLSRKLAEKMAPWASGPRFEQTSAVIMLPDDCTVGFIVERRLGISMVHSNMFHSHLENLLLLAPSDIPKQVTLSYGWFENKMNSVELKGVFTKDEDPSRFRTVHCLLYPTTRWCPVALKSALSWNQHVLP is encoded by the exons ATGATCGCAAGGAGGCTGTTTCATGTACTGCCTGTCTTCGCTCTTACACTTTTCATCCTGGTTTTGCTGGATTTGCAACTGCGCACCCGGAGTGACCAAAAACCCACCGCGACTTTTGCGCACGAAAAGACACCATCTATTTCAAGAACTACAGCTGTGAACCAACACAGAGATGTTGTTAATGACAAACAAATGCCAAAACGTCATAACGGGAGGCAGATGAAGCCACAACCACCTTTAGGACTCAATGACATCTTCATTGCAGTGAAAACCACTGGCCGGTTCCACAAGACCCGCCTCGCTCTTCTTCTGGAGACCTGGATCTCCACGACTAAACACCAC ACGTACATCTTTACAGACAGTCCAGATGAAGACATCTCCTCTGAAG GATTTAACATAATTGTTACTGACTGCCCGCCTGAGCACAGTCATCAAGCTTTATCCTGCAAGATGGCTGCCGAGTACGACCACTTCATGGCTTCTGAAAAAAA GTGGTTGTGTCATGTTGATGATGATAACTACCTGAACCCTGGAGCCCTTCTGTCTCTCCTGATGGCCTTCCCAGTGGACAGCGATATCTATGTGGGCAGACCAAGTCTGGATCGCCCAATGAGAGCCCAGGAGCTGCTGGAAGGAAATAAGACG AGGGACGTCCGTTTCTGGTTCGCCACAGGAGGGGCTGGTTTCTGTCTGAGCAGGAAGCTGGCAGAGAAGATGGCACCCTGGGCAAG TGGTCCCAGGTTCGAGCAAACCTCCGCTGTGATCATGTTACCTGATGACTGTACGGTAGGCTTTATAGTTGAGAGGCGTCTGGGAATCTCAATGGTCCATAGCAACATGTTTCACTCTCATCTGGAAAACCTACTTCTTCTTGCCCCTAGCGATATTCCAAAACAG GTGACTCTCAGCTACGGATGGTTCGAGAATAAAATGAACAGTGTTGAGCTAAAAGGAGTTTTTACCAAAGATGAAGATCCGTCCAG GTTCAGGACAGTCCATTGTCTGCTGTATCCTACAACACGTTGGTGCCCTGTAGCCCTCAAAAGTGCCTTGTCATGGAATCAACATGTTCTCCCATGA